The proteins below come from a single Lineus longissimus chromosome 5, tnLinLong1.2, whole genome shotgun sequence genomic window:
- the LOC135488342 gene encoding myogenic factor 5-like: protein MNGHTSPAFAYATNANYHQVSHYRPQFGLGQDNLYSYGHRNNVEDQGLKNGTDQNSLFYLSPNRPNYRFSTPDCSTQSGGASPPKFKKSETCLGGVNQLSRPSSVTSVTSDECISKDSDEHTHVVIPGPNGATRSCLMWACKACKKKASPTDRRRAATMRERRRLEKINDAFEALKKRTCTNPNQRLPKLEILRSAIEYIENLEDLLESSNPTPQGPCLEDSRRKYLNGVFNAPSYWTMDSWKYPQNNSNMFQAAGADLSNGYGDKSSIDCLTSMVDNLHRSSIQC, encoded by the exons ATGAACGGGCACACAAGCCCAGCGTTCGCATACGCAACGAACGCAAACTACCACCAAGTGTCTCATTATCGGCCGCAGTTTGGACTTGGCCAAGACAATCTTTACAGCTATGGCCACCGAAATAATGTTGAGGACCAAGGACTTAAGAATGGTACGGACCAAAATTCGCTGTTCTATCTGTCACCAAACCGGCCAAATTACAGATTTTCAACACCAGACTGCAGTACACAATCAGGAGGCGCTTCGCcgccaaaatttaaaaaatcggAAACTTGTCTCGGTGGCGTTAACCAACTTTCTCGTCCAAGTAGTGTCACTAGTGTCACAAGTGATGAGTGTATTTCTAAGGACAGTGATGAGCACACACATGTGGTTATTCCGGGGCCGAATGGGGCGACCAGGAGTTGCCTGATGTGGGCCTGCAAGGCCTGCAAAAAGAAGGCATCGCCCACTGACAGACGACGGGCCGCGACCATGCGCGAACGCAGGCGTTTGGAGAAAATTAATGACGCTTTTGAAGCGCTGAAGAAAAGGACTTGTACGAATCCGAACCAGCGATTACCCAAGCTGGAGATACTCAGAAGTGCTATAGAATATATCGAAAATCTGGAGGATTTACTGGAGTCAAGTAATCCTACACCGCAGGGACCATGTCTTGAAGACAGCAGGAGGAAATATTTG AATGGTGTTTTTAATGCGCCTTCATACTGGACCATGGATTCTTGGAAATATCCTCAAAATAATAGCAATATGTTTCAAGCAGCAGGAGCGG ACCTCTCCAACGGTTACGGGGACAAATCAAGTATCGACTGCCTGACATCGATGGTGGACAATCTACACAGGTCATCTATTCAGTGCTGA
- the LOC135487523 gene encoding ras-related protein Rab-39B-like, which produces MVEPIFDFQFRLILIGDSTVGKSSLLKYFTDGKFAEVCDPTVGVDFFARLIEIQDGVRVKLQLWDTAGQERFRSITKSYYRNSVGVLIVYDITKRSSFEHLEDWIAEAKFYIEPHKAVYLIVGHKCDMEEQRAVTPKEGRQFARKHGLEYLETSAITGQNVEESFSGVAREVYRLMERGEIQIQEGWDGIKNGYSRPRESFQLEEGEPESGGCC; this is translated from the exons ATGGTGGAACCTATATTTGATTTTCAGTTTAGACTGATTTTGATAGGAGACAGTACTGTTGGGAAATCTTCACTGCTAAAATATTTCACAGATGGCAAATTTGCTGAAGTTTGTGATCCCACTGTTGGTGTCGATTTCTTCGCTCGACTGATTGAGATTCAGGATGGAGTTCGTGTCAAGCTGCAACTTTGGGACACGGCAGGACAGGAAAGATTTAG ATCTATAACAAAGAGTTATTACAGGAATTCAGTTGGAGTCTTGATAGTCTATGACATCACGAAAAGAAGTAGCTTCGAGCATCTTGAAGATTGGATAGCCGAGGCCAAGTTTTATATTGAGCCGCATAAGGCTGTGTATCTCATTGTTGGTCACAAATGTGACATGGAGGAGCAGCGGGCTGTTACCCCAAAGGAGGGGCGACAGTTCGCTAGGAAGCATGGACTCGAGTACTTAGAGACGTCGGCCATCACTGGCCAAAACGTGGAGGAATCGTTCAGTGGAGTTGCGCGGGAAGTCTACAGGCTGATGGAGCGAGGGGAAATCCAGATCCAAGAGGGATGGGATGGCATTAAGAATGGATACTCGAGGCCTAGGGAGTCGTTTCAGTTGGAGGAGGGAGAACCTGAGTCTGGAGGATGCTGCTGA
- the LOC135487522 gene encoding splicing factor 3A subunit 3-like produces the protein METLLEQQRRYHEERERLMDAQFKEMMHPTKTHREQINSEHRLRQLLDRYMECSAELRDLYEDKDGLRKEEVQALSGPNEFAEFYSRLKTIKDFHRKHPNEISVPMSAEFEELNRIRESSADETTNMVDFTDEEGYGKYLDLHECFSKYINLKGIEMCDYITYLSVFDHLFDIPKDKKNAAYRDYLLTLLEYLDSYLGKVKPLLDLNEEVDAVKLEFEKQWTDGAFPGWPRETSGALTHSGAHLDLSAFSSWEELASLGLDRLKSALMALGLKCGGTLEERAQRLFSTKGKSLEDLDPTLFAKSKPGKAGKSRDVERQRELAFLEAQVYRLTEVLSEQRAATRDNVQRKQARTGEEREESDEEHYTDDDSDDDDNDIPYNPKNLPLGWDGKPIPYWLYKLHGLNINYNCEICGNYVYRGPKAFQRHFAEWRHAHGMRCLGIPNTAHFANVTLIEDAVALWHKIKNSKESERWRPDTEEEFEDSQGNVVNRKTFEDLKRQGLL, from the exons ATGGAGACATTGCTGGAGCAACAGAGAAGATACCACGAGGAACGTGAGCGCCTCATGGATGCTCAATTCAAAGAAATGATGCACCCAACAAAAACG CACAGGGAACAGATCAATTCTGAACACAGGCTCAGACAGTTGTTGGAT AGATACATGGAATGTTCAGCTGAACTCCGTGATTTGTACGAAGACAAAGATGGTCTTCGTAAGGAAGAAGTACAAGCTCTGTCCGGGCCAAATGAGTTTGCTGAGTTCTACTCCAGGCTTAAAACAATCAAAGACTTCCACAGGAAGCATCCCAATGAG ATCAGTGTACCAATGTCAGCAGAGTTTGAAGAGTTGAACAGAATCCGAGAAAGTTCTGCAGATGAGACAACAA ATATGGTTGACTTCACAGATGAAGAAGGCTATGGAAAGTACCTTGATTTACACGAGTGTTTCTCCAAGTATATCAATCTCAAGGGTATCGAGATGTGTGACTACATCACCTATCTCTCCGTGTTTGATCATTTATTTGACATTCCAAAAGATAAGAAGAATGCTGCCTACAGAGA CTATCTTCTGACACTCCTGGAATATCTGGACTCCTACTTGGGCAAAGTGAAGCCATTGCTTGATCTAAATGAG GAAGTTGATGCAGTCAAGCTTGAGTTTGAAAAACAATGGACAGATGGAGCATTTCCTGGGTGGCCG CGTGAGACGTCAGGTGCCCTGACTCACTCTGGAGCCCATCTTGATCTGTCTGCCTTCTCATCATGGGAAGAGTTGGCCTCCCTTGGTTTGGACAGATTGAAGTCTGCTCTCATGGCTTTGGGACTCAAATGTGGAGG AACCCTTGAAGAGCGTGCACAGCGTCTGTTCAGTACTAAGGGAAAGAGCTTAGAAGACTTGGATCCCACCTTGTTCGCCAAGTCCAAACCTGGTAAAGCTGGCAAGAGCCGCGATGTGGAGAGGCAGAGGGAACTGGCATTCCTTGAGGCGCAGGTCTACAGATTAACTGAG GTGCTGAGCGAACAGCGGGCAGCGACCCGAGATAATGTGCAGCGTAAACAGGCCAGGACAGGAGAAGAGAGAGAAGAATCTGACGAGGAGCATTATACTGACGACGAttctgatgacgatgacaacgataTTCCTTACAATCCTAAGAATTTACCTCTTGGTTGGGATGGCAAG CCGATTCCTTACTGGCTTTACAAGTTACATGGTTTGAATATAAACTACAACTGTGAAATATGTGGAAACTATGTCTACAGAGGGCCTAAGGCATTCCAGCGGCATTTTGCA GAATGGAGGCATGCTCACGGCATGCGATGTTTAGGCATTCCAAACACGGCCCATTTTGCTAACGTCACTCTCATTGAGGATGCTGTGGCAT TGTGGCACAAGATTAAAAATTCAAAGGAATCGGAAAGATGGAGACCTGACACTGAG GAAGAGTTCGAAGACTCTCAAGGCAATGTTGTCAACAGAAAGACATTCGAGGATCTGAAGAGACAGGGACTTTTATAG
- the LOC135487521 gene encoding protein CIP2A homolog L-like: MDILTYIRSSSQMVERGKLKDFLDGLVSLTSDPRNLQPFLTKDMDVAQCLSLLVDILSEPKPNIDVAHRALCLLENIAKDEAICQILHNTYGLSTTLTVFLLNCGGNTDELTATIAKCLEVMRKVTYNTRVSQQNSQIPDLLKFLMKRIMEPENDVTQPALGLMANLCRHSVSVQAYVKSAEKANVFLKCIIKNLSCEKNYIKMCSFHIWCSLNVDEAGGKLFNNDKNTNQSFQMLFHGVIDSGNARAYAVDLLTDLVKKTFIQKALANYSNLEMSLRKLFKLLPKVQNADKLFELLLSFCSTNSLRCVVCRSLFDSPALQDSIMYQQMMEENNLSEPFFAVVHWARQSVETHNKAPLLALDLLRELYEVAIDSGETTKLMPQSELVLPTVTEILMSPLSLTGPAMKQECQRIVKAVQLLKVLCLDASLQTQVAESIDTKTCVQLIKYQIDNNRIGDIVTRKTTDVYDWCDAGVDVVLHVVDLALKLKDLVPNMKTKLQDILLGGQISPFLAYGMTSENRERVQLVLHLLASSIYHAEFPATLLGDNISTFNGKLRQREGLEMNLSMSHRGSLHQMNRENVLCHTTPKKSWSLRQDQDVDALIAKMNSGMDMKSNTSSDMIDIYAHKIRALETQERHQKDLLDAKTMALAQADRLISNYRCQSAKHEAEAHRLKSLILQSDKNSEVCREQMNEVLLHRNQLSERLEKEIIENKRLLAIVEEHDQLLGQFSTQQAAHNELSAEYQTLLSAHDEKCAKLENTEKQLSNLKSQYQYMQELNEQLQKSVKEIMKKTDEKNAELLDLEEKHRKVLKSHELEVNENTSTIDKLTKSKQLLEEKLKQSKQEEAGLQSEVKKLVKSKEKLEKSKESLQDKIYKLEEKLKMLEGRFQAKEKQLRDQQIEIEKHSKIAAMIHNLSSGKVPPNLDITS, from the exons ATGGACATTTTAACATACATTAGAAGTTCCTCACAAATGGTAGAGAGAGGGAAACTGAAAGATTTTCTGGAT GGACTGGTCTCCTTGACATCAGATCCGCGGAATCTCCAGCCATTCTTAACCAAAGACATGGATGTGGCCCAGTGCCTCTCACTTCTTGTCGATATATTGAGTGAACCCAAACCAAACATAGATGTAGCTCATCGAGCCTTATGCCTGCTCGAAAACATAG CTAAGGATGAAGCTATCTGCCAGATATTACATAATACATATGGTTTGTCCACAACGCTAACTGTGTTCCTTCTCAACTGTGGGGGAAATACAGATGAATTGACAGCCACCATAGCAAAG TGCCTTGAAGTCATGAGAAAAGTCACTTACAACACACGAGTTTCACAGCAGAACAGTCAGATACCTGATCTACTCAAGTTCCTTATGAAGAGAAT AATGGAGCCTGAGAATGATGTAACGCAACCAGCTTTAGGGTTGATGGCAAACCTTTGTCGACATAGTGTTTCTGTTCAAGCATATGTGAAAAGTGCT GAAAAAGCCAATGTTTTCCTAAAGTGTATAATAAAGAATCTTTCATGTGAGAAGAATTACATCAAAATGTGTTCGTTTCACATCTGGTGTAGTCTAAACGTTGATGAAGCAGGGGGAAAG cttTTCAATAATGACAAGAATACAAACCAGTCATTCCAGATGTTATTCCATGGCGTTATTGACTCCGGGAATGCCAGAGCATATGCTGTGGACCTCCTGACTGACTTGGTCAAGAAGACATTTATTCAAAAGGCATTAGCTAA TTACAGCAATCTAGAGATGTCCCTTCGGAAATTATTTAAGTTACTTCCAAAAGTACAAAATGCTGATAAG CTATTTGAGTTGCTCCTGTCTTTCTGTTCGACAAATAGCCTGAGATGCGTCGTGTGTCGTTCGTTATTCGATTCGCCGGCTCTTCAGGATTCCATCATGTATCAACAGATGATGGAAGAGAACAATCTGTCTGAACCATTCTTTGCCGTCGTACACTGGGCGAGACAATCAGTGGAGACGCACAACAAGGCTCCACTGCTGGCACTGGATCTGCTGAGAGAACTATATGAG GTAGCGATTGATTCCggtgagacaaccaaactgatgccTCAGAGCGAACTGGTGCTACCCACAGTGACCGAGATCCTCATGTCACCCCTCAGTCTGACTGGGCCGGCCATGAAGCAGGAGTGTCAGAGAATAGTCAAGGCTGTTCAGCTTCTGAAAG TGCTGTGTCTCGATGCCTCTTTACAAACCCAAGTGGCCGAATCTATAGACACAAAGACTTGTGTACAACtcatcaaatatcaaatcgACAATAACAGGattggagacattgtcacaaggAAGACAACAGATGTGTATGATTGGTG TGATGCCGGTGTGGATGTTGTCCTCCATGTGGTAGACCTGGCGCTAAAACTCAAAGATCTTGTTCCAAATATGAAGACAAAGCTGCAAGATATACTGCTG ggtGGCCAGATCTCACCGTTCCTGGCGTACGGGATGACATCCGAGAATAGAGAGCGAGTCCAGTTGGTGCTGCATTTGTTGGCTTCAAGCATTTACCATGCAGAGTTTCCAGCAACACT GTTAGgtgacaacatttcaacattcaATGGTAAATTACGGCAGAGAGAGGGCTTAGAAATGAATTTATCTATGTCACATCGAGGTTCATTACACCAAATGAATAGAGAGAATGTCCTCTGCCACACGACACCAAAGAAGAGCTGGAGTTTGCGGCAGGACCAGGATGTAGATGCTCTCATAGCAAAGATGAATTCAGGAATGGAT ATGAAAAGCAACACTTCATCAGATATGATTGACATTTACGCTCACAAAATAAGGGCCTTAGAA ACCCAGGAACGACATCAGAAGGATCTTCTTGATGCGAAGACGATGGCTTTGGCGCAGGCCGATCGCCTCATTTCTAACTATCGATGTCAAAGTGCTAAACATGAGGCAGAG GCACACCGGCTGAAATCTCTCATCTTACAATCGGACAAGAATAGTGAGGTTTGTCGTGAACAGATGAACGAAGTGCTGCTTCATCGCAACCAGTTGAGCGAGCGCCTCGAGAAAGAAATCATCGAGAATAAACGATTGCTGGCGATCGTTGAGGAACATGACCAGCTGCTGGGCCAGTTTTCAACTCAGCAGGCAGCCCATAATGAACTCTCCGCTGAGTATCAAACACTCTTATCTGCCCATGATGAGAAGTGTGCAAA attagAGAACACAGAAAAGCAACTGTCTAATTTAAAATCCCAGTACCAGTACATGCAGGAATTGAATGAACAACTGCAGAAAAGTGTCAAGGAGATTATGAAAAAAACCGATGA gaaaaaTGCTGAGTTACTGGATCTGGAGGAGAAACACCGCAAAGTCTTGAAAAGTCATGAACTTGAAGTGAATGAAAACACATCAACAATTGACA AACTGACCAAAAGTAAGCAACTGCTTGAAGAGAAGCTCAAACAATCCAAACAGGAGGAAGCGGGTCTTCAAAGTGAGGTGAAGAAACTGGTCAAGAGTAAGGAGAAGTTAGAGAAGAGTAAGGAAAGCCTACAAGATAAG ATTTACAAACTTgaagaaaaattgaaaatgttggaaGGAAGGTTCCAAGCAAAGGAAAAACAACTAAGAGATCAGCAAATCGAGATTGAAAAACACAGCAAGATTGCAGCAATGATACATAATCTTAGCAGTGGAAAAGTACCTCCCAATCTTGACATTACGTCTTGA
- the LOC135488276 gene encoding transcription factor SUM-1-like produces MQEDQETESSCDGDGSLLTGDSEGEFEDHPHVLAPGSTHRCLLWACKACKRRTSKKDRRKAATMRERRRLKRVNAAFEALKRRTCSNPNQRLSKIEILRCAIGYIESLEDLLNSSHPVTEQCDYAARSGQSEYGNRFNTLPQEIAFDRQSTPASDGTVYGRNAYYDSSMSGSLSTLDRLSTIVQSIRPTNDASNGKLQGSPPAP; encoded by the exons ATGCAGGAAGACCAAGAGACCGAAAGTAGTTGTGACGGTGACGGCAGTTTGCTGACCGGGGACTCAGAGGGAGAATTTGAGGATCATCCCCATGTCCTTGCCCCAGGGTCCACGCACAGGTGTCTCCTCTGGGCGTGCAAAGCCTGCAAACGCAGGACATCGAAAAAGGACCGCAGAAAGGCTGCAACAATGCGAGAGAGACGCAGGCTGAAGAGGGTGAACGCGGCGTTTGAAGCGTTGAAGCGAAGGACATGTTCGAATCCAAATCAACGGCTTTCGAAGATTGAGATTTTACGATGTGCTATTGGATATATTGAAAGTTTGGAGGATCTCTTGAACTCGAGTCATCCCGTTACGGAACAATGTGATTATGCTGCGAGGAGTGGACAATCCGAATACGGCAATCGATTTAATACG TTACCACAAGAAATTGCTTTTGATCGACAGAGCACGCCCGCTAGTGATGGTACGGTATATGGTAGAAATG CCTACTACGACAGCAGCATGAGCGGGAGTTTGTCAACGCTGGATCGTCTTTCAACAATTGTACAGAGCATTCGTCCCACCAATGATGCCAGCAATGGGAAATTACAAGGTTCTCCACCGGCACCGTGA